The following nucleotide sequence is from Populus trichocarpa isolate Nisqually-1 chromosome 11, P.trichocarpa_v4.1, whole genome shotgun sequence.
taaaaattaattcaaaacatatataataatttatatcaagtaaaattaatttaaaaatactttaaaataaaaaaaaaccttacattataattgttttcttcaagtttttatattttaaagtcgCTTCATAATAACTTCATTATCAATCTTATCGAAAATATCTTTCTCAACGTATACAATCAAACTGTCATTCATCCACTTATCTCCCGTCCTATTCCGCAATCGAAAGTTAcataataattctaaattttccataaaaaattcatagcaaaatacacatcaacttatcaaaatcaaaatccatttcaattcaaatcaattaagtatgttgattaaattatttctaaacaTTTAATTGAGGAACAATGTCTAGTGTCTGTGTAAGAGGAATAAtgcttaaaaaatatgttttctacttgatattttacttataaccaaatcatgtgaaaatattaaatttcaataaactactctACCAACACAAAAGATGCCAAGAATAGttgttttgcatgaatattaatttattcttttataataagaaaaaaatatttaattgattaaattagcagattcaaatatttattttgaacatattcatatcaaaacctttaaattatcataaattctaatatttttaataactaattataaaagaataaaattaaaattaaataataaaataaataaaaagatgaaggaAATTTACCTAAACTATAaagtaaaaagcaaaaaaaattaattatttaactatacttgaagataaatttatatattggagagaACTAAAGAACGAGCTGGACATGTATACGGGAGAGAGGCAGGGAAAGTAAAAGAGAAATTTGCATagttagaataaaataaaataaaaaggaaatgagCTAATAACAACTTTCTAATATCAATCATTtactaaattattatattaatattttaatataaaaaatattaaaaaaaattaagggggcaattgTCCATTTTTGCACCTATGTGGCTCCGCCAATGGTTTCCAAGTCAGTATTGAACTTGTTATTAGTTGGCTAGAGgttgtataaatataaataaaagaacttgAATCTTAAATAAgagcatgtttatttttgcgttttaaaaatgtttttttttaaataaatatttttatttttctactttaacttaatgttttggtgtttttagatcattttgatgtcaaaataaattttagaaaatgaagaaaacattatttctatgtatttttaaacgaaaaaatattttaaaaaacaatcgttatTACAATACTAAATGAGCTCCGAGGATATATAGTGTGATCGAAAACCAATAGTATTGTGTGCGtggagaaacaagaaaaaaataaagaagagtaAATTGTGACTGTGTTTATTGAATGGATACATGTGATAATCTAGATGGTGTATAATGGGTGCATAGTGATTAGTTTAGGTTGTGTATAATATAACCTATTCGTGTTGTGAGGGTACAATTGTGTAGTTGTGTGGGGTAActtgattattttatgattCAAAAATCAGATTCTaaatgttgatttatatttaacaaaattaatactTTTGTATTTATCTAGGTATATTAAAAGAATCATAACTTTACGTTTTCTTGCATGTTAAAGTAAAGTTGCATCTAGAGAAGATTATACTTTGTCAACTCTATTGAGgtgttcataaaaatataaaaatctattagaaaaagaaataaaaattctctTACAAGAATTTTACCTTATAGTGTGAAGTGCAATTTTTTCTGGGTTTGGATTTCTTTTGTTCATATCTCAATTTGAGCCTCGTGTATTTCCCTCAacagaagaatatatatatatatatattttgattaataagtATGCTTCCTCTGACGATGCAGGTAAGAATTCATTTATGTGGGTTGGGCCGAAACCAAGAGTGAACATCATGAACCCTGATCAGATAAAGGACGTATTCATGAAGATAAATGAATATCAGAAGCCCTCGCACCCGCTGTTGAAAGCTATAGCATGTGGACTTCCAAGTCACGAGGGTGAAAAATGGTCTAACCATAGAAAGATAATCAACCCAGCATTCCATCAAGAGAAGATAAAGGTGATCATGATAGTCTCAACTTATTTGCCTATAAGCATCCATGCTATTCGATTGCCTTGAATGAGTAGCATGCATGTTGTGCTCTCATATAGCTGTAATATAAAACTTTCGATGATGATATGTTCCGTTTGCTTGTTACAGCTTATGATACCTGCATTTTACGAAAGTTGTAGTGGGATGATTAACAAGTGGGAGAAGCTGGTCTCTATAGACGAGGGGTCATGTGAATTGGATGTCTGGCCTGATCTTCAAGGCTTAACATGTGATGCTATTTCTCGAACGTCGTTTGGAAGTAATTacgaagaaggaaaaagaatatTTGACCTCCTCAAGGAACTTACCGATCTTACAGTTCATGTTATAATAAAAGCAATTGTCATACCAGGGTACAGGTAACTCATTATTCTGTTTTTGCTGGACATTACAATTCAGTTCCTTCAAGTTAGTCCTTGTTCAATGAGATATATCTTAAAagtaagaagaagaacaaatccAAATCTCTTGACAACATGTTCATGGATTGCATGTAGGTTTCTGCCGATCCCATCTAATAGAAGGCTAAAAGCTAttgacaaagaaataaaagCTTCTCTTAATGCTCTCATCAACAAAAGAGAGCAAGCAATGAGTGCTGGTGAAGATGCAAAGAATGACTTGTTGGGTTTACTTCTGGAATCCAATTTTAGAGAAATACAAGAGCATGGAAATACGAAGAGCGTCGGAATGAGCATTGAAGATGTGATTGACGAATGTAGAATATTCTACTTTGCTGGACAAGAAACAACCACAGTTCTTCTTACCTGGACCATGGTTTTATTGGCTCAGTATCCGAATTGGCAAGCACGCGCAAGAGAAGAGGTTGTGCAAGTCTTTGGTAACAAAAAACCAGATTTTGATGGGCTAAATCACCTTAAAGTTGTAAGTATTTCTCTGCATTTGCAACTGAATTCTTCTACATCAATATTGTCTTATTATTGTTAAGAACACAGAGCATTCTTGCATTTAAAATGCAAGCTTAGGTATCCTTTGAAGAAAAAGTAAGATAGCAGAAAAAAAACGTTCATGTTTTCTTTCGTTGAATTATTAATCGGCCAAAATGACGAGGAAAAACAACCAACAGATGAGTACGCAAGCAAGCTAGGAGGTGACATCTATATACATTAAGAATGAGATTTACTAGCTCTTGGATCAACATAAAGATTCTCAATTTAGTAAGTTGAAATGGCATGCAAATGATCTCTATATATgcgatattttattttatcaaagtggatcGCATCACCTTTTTAATGGATTCTTACCATGTAGTATCATTCTCTCTTTTGATGCATGTTACAGGTTACcatgattttttatgaagttcTTAGGTTATACCCGCCGGTAATTATGCTTAATCGAGATGTTCATGAAGAAATAAAGCTTGGAAATTTGCTATTACCTGCCGGAGTGCAGGTCTCGGTGCCAACAATCCTCCTTCACCAAGATCATGAACTATGGGGTGATGATGCCTCTGAGTTCAAACCAGGGAGGTTTGCTGAAGGTGTTTCAAAGGCAACAAAGAGTCAAGTCTCATTCCTTCCATTTGGATGGGGTCCTCGAATATGCGTTGGACAGAACTTTGCTTTGATTGAAGCAAAAATGGCTTTGGCAATGATTTTACAGCGCTGCTCTTTTGAGCTCTCTCCGTCGTATATTCATGCTCCTCGCACAGTCATAACTCTTCAGCCACAGCACGGTGCTCCAATGATATTACGTAAACTCTAAAATGTTTATATGTGACGGATAAGAGTTATCCCAGGGCATATAATGTTGGTGTAGTTTGTAAATGATGTTTATTctacattagaaaaaaaaacactctcttttagtgtttttaagtGTTGGTTTTTATTGTGTAATAAATTAAGTCATGGTGGACAAACTCTTTTATTTGGCTTTCTAATCTTATTATATGgacatttataatatcaaaagatagcATTTGGAACTTGAAACTTAATATGAACAGTTATACTATTTCATGAACAATCAAATTGTTTAATCAACAgtcatattgtttgatgaacagtcatattgtttcatcaatagtcatattgtttgatgaatagtcatactattttattattatgtttcaagtctataaaagcatgttactatacagaaaagaaatacaacaaaatacatatattcttttcttggtCTTATCTCCTCATTCTTTTAGAGGTTTAGAGGGCTTAGTTATATCTTGGAGGTGTTGTCTCTGTGTGGGACAAATAAACACTTTAAAGATAGTGTTTTCACGCATCTAAGTCAACTCCATATTTGTTTCTATCCTAAACTTTCCTAAcaattttaaggtgtttattttGATGGAGACAAATATGAATTCCAGCGTAAAAGTTGCTAAGGATGTCAAAATTCAACTAGATCGGTTTGATGGTACGAATTACACAAGATGGATGGACAAGATAATATTCCTACTTACTTCATTAAAGATTTACTACATTCTTGATCCGAATCTATCTGCATTACCTGAACCACAAGAAGATGAATCTGCCACTATTAAGACTGCAAGAGTAAAACGTGAAGAAGATGAAGTGTTTTGTCGAGGGCATTTACTGAATACTTTGACTAGTCGACTTTATGACATCTTCTCCAAATTAAAGTCGCCAAAAGAAATTTAGGTTGCCTTGGAAACACACTACAAGCAGGAAAAATCAGGTTCTGATCGTTTtcttactttaaatttttttgagtatGAGATTACTGATAATAAGCCAATCATGGATCAAGTCCATGAAATTcaaatgttgatatcaaaacttAGTGATTTGGATATCAAAGTTCCTGATTGATTTCATGTGGGGGGCTGTTTTATCAAAACTTCCTCCATCCTGGAATGAATACAGGAAGAAGATGTTGCATTCTACAGACAATTATATCTTTGAACAGTTTCAAACACACTTGCAAATTAAGGTTCAATCTCGTATGCGTGAATTGCAAGCAACAAATTCTAAAGTGAATTTGGTTACTGAAACTGGTTTGACAATgactcaaaacaatttaaaagtgcaaaagaaaggaaacaaattcaagaagaaataaaatgctAATCATAAGCATAGAGTTTGTTTCCATTGTGGAAATAAAGGGCATTATATAAAAGAGTGCAGATTCAAgattgtcgcacccgacatcgcggcggccttaaaaataaatcctcgatttatggaaaaagaacagatatatggcatcttgttcttttaggggaaaatgtcttgtttaaggagtcgccacctagtattatggtcactaagaaccctaactggtcaacatagattctatggtatgggattggttacgtaaaagggaagatattatcaccccttaaacgttctgcctgaggcagactgcattgctgattttgtcttaaattgctaaatatttattggtttatgcTCTGATGGTTTACTtgcaatattcctgactctggcgccagtgaatattcaactacgaataattccaactctgatgttggtaaatattacgtagctataaaataaatttggattaatatttttattcctgactttggcgtcagtgaataaaaaaataaaataaatttatttttacacaatgcacatatttttttatttttctagctaaataaaataaaatataataaatataaataatataaatttaaaccggtatttttattcctgactctggcgtcagtgaataaaccaataaatttatgttattttttctacttttttattttttctgttttttttattctttatttttttatttatttttaatttatgttgcatggtaaaaaaaaaggttgggtCACTGGtccaaaccagtgacccggctgccactgttgcatgcatgcgtgaatcactcacgcatgcatgcaacagtagcagggtaattaatttaccaaaagAAGGAAAACTGAAGAACTTACCTGGCAAGGCTGAGGGACACGGCTGCTTCAAAGGAGGACTGCTGGATGTTCACGGTGTGGAAGAGCTGCTGGGGTGGTGCAGCTGCGGGGTGAAGGCGAAGATGAAGGTGGCGACCGGTTAGCTCTGGCCGGACGATGTCTTCTCCCTCCTGGTTTCTTGTCTATCAGTCCTCTATCTCCCggtctctccctctcttctccttcttcgtCTGTTCCTGGAATCTGCTGCTTGCAAATGAAGATGGCGGTGTGGAAGGGCTGTTCCACCAACACTGCTTCCTCTTTTCGTCTGTTTTCTCTCTGGTTGTTCTTTTCTTCGGCTCTGTTTCCTTCGTTCGTATTCTCTGGTCTCTCCTTTTTATTCCTGTTTCCCTGttttctctctatctctctgcGTCCTGGTTCAGGTGCTGCGGCGAAGACGATGATTGGCCAGTGTTACTCCTCTCTGTTTCTGCTTTTCCTCTACTCCTCTGgttcttgctttctttatttCCTGGCTTGCTTCTGTTCGTTCCTCTGTTTGCGTTTGATCTCCCGCTCGTCGTTCCCCCTCTGTCTTCTCTCGTTTTCTCTTCTGTTTTGGTTTTCCCTGCTCGttcctctgtgttttttttcgtttctttcCCCTCTCTCGTTCGCTCGTCCCCTCTGTTTCTTTTTGAAGAAAACCAGAGGCTCCTCCTGTCcacttcctttctttttcttttgtcccCCCCCTAAATACTCCGTAACCGACGCATTGAATGAAGAAAACGTCTGCCATGGCTGCCAACGGACGAAACGTCTCTGCCTT
It contains:
- the LOC18103316 gene encoding cytochrome P450 72A15 isoform X1, which encodes MTVTVSSILVSIVYVAVLRWAWRLLNWVWFRPKKVERCLRQQGFAGKPYRLLFGDWKESSDMLKEARTKPIGLSDALLPRVMPFLHQLVKDYGKNSFMWVGPKPRVNIMNPDQIKDVFMKINEYQKPSHPLLKAIACGLPSHEGEKWSNHRKIINPAFHQEKIKLMIPAFYESCSGMINKWEKLVSIDEGSCELDVWPDLQGLTCDAISRTSFGSNYEEGKRIFDLLKELTDLTVHVIIKAIVIPGYRFLPIPSNRRLKAIDKEIKASLNALINKREQAMSAGEDAKNDLLGLLLESNFREIQEHGNTKSVGMSIEDVIDECRIFYFAGQETTTVLLTWTMVLLAQYPNWQARAREEVVQVFGNKKPDFDGLNHLKVVTMIFYEVLRLYPPVIMLNRDVHEEIKLGNLLLPAGVQVSVPTILLHQDHELWGDDASEFKPGRFAEGVSKATKSQVSFLPFGWGPRICVGQNFALIEAKMALAMILQRCSFELSPSYIHAPRTVITLQPQHGAPMILRKL
- the LOC18103316 gene encoding cytochrome P450 72A397 isoform X2 codes for the protein MTITVTSIVVSIVYVAVLRWAWRLLNWVWFRPKKVERCLRQQGFAGKPYRLLFGDWKESSDMLKEARTKPIGLSDALLPRVMPFLHQLVKDYGKNSFMWIGPKPRVNIMNPDQIRDVFMKINEYKKPSHPLLKLIVCGLASHEGEKWAKHRKIINPAFHQEKLKLMIPAFYESCSGMINKWEKLVSIDEGSCELDVWPDLQGLTCDAISRTSFGSNYEEGKRIFDLLKELTDLTVHVIIKAIVIPGYRFLPIPSNRRLKAIDKEIKASLNALINKREQAMSAGEDAKNDLLGLLLESNFREIQEHGNTKSVGMSIEDVIDECRIFYFAGQETTTVLLTWTMVLLAQYPNWQARAREEVVQVFGNKKPDFDGLNHLKVVTMIFYEVLRLYPPVIMLNRDVHEEIKLGNLLLPAGVQVSVPTILLHQDHELWGDDASEFKPGRFAEGVSKATKSQVSFLPFGWGPRICVGQNFALIEAKMALAMILQRCSFELSPSYIHAPRTVITLQPQHGAPMILRKL